The Bdellovibrio sp. NC01 genome includes the window CAAAATGGGCCATCAAATCAAAGGCAATGCTTCGACGTTTAATTTACAGTCGCTTGAATCATTTGGTTTAAGATTAGAAAAGGCAGCACAAAGAAAAGATTCCGCTGCCGTTCGTGAAGAGCTTATTGGTCTAACAGGTATCGTTGCTGATCTTCTTAAAGAGTTAATTTAACTGAGTTGTTTTGCGCAGAAGATAGCTGTAAAGAGCCAAAACGAAACTTGCGCCTAGTAAAGACACAATAATCGCGAGCGGTTCATAAGGCAGGAAGATTCCTGCTTTCGCTCCGATGAAGTAACTGAAGAACGATCCTGTTACACCTAAAAGCAGAGTAATGACCCAACCGCCGACGTTCTTACTGCGCGCATAAGTTTTCACTGCGACTGCAACTAAAACGCCTAAAAAAACTGCTGTGATCATATTTTCCTCCTTTCGGTGTTAATAATTTAAAAAGACGAAGCCGAATTTCTTCGGCCGTCTGTGAATGTCTTATTTTCTTTTTCTTAAAGCCACCAGACCGCCAACAAGAAGCCCGATACCAGCAACACCCAGGGCCACATATAATGGATTTTTTCGAGCAAAGCTCGTCGCAGATTTCGCATACTCTTGAGCTTTGTCTGCCGCGATACTGACTCCGTGTTGAAGTTCAGATTTGATTTCATCGACATCAATGTTGCCTCTGGAAAATGTATCCTTCAAATCGTTCAAAGATTTTTTACCGTTCATACTGTTTTGCAGTTGGTTACTTGGTGTAGCCATTTGAAACTCCTTTGTTGGAAGTTGTTTTGTTAAGGAAGACTGCTCTTTCGCGGAAGACCGGAAAGAGCAGTCGCTAAACCGTAAGCGGACTTAATACCGCGAACGATTAATTTGTTTCGATTAGTGAGGGCGCTCTGGTTTGTCGAGATCTTCACGAGTTGAAGAAAGGTATTTGTCCATCACTGCTGAAACTTTTTGCGAGGCTTCTTCTTTCGCCATGCCATATTTTTGTTGAAGCACGCCTGCGATTGCTGTGGCATCACCTTTGGTTTTTTCCCACTCATCGTCAGTGACGTTGCCCCACGCTTTGCGAAGGTCGCCTTTGATCTCTTTCCATTTTCCTTGGATAAAGTCGTTATTCATTGTGAACCTCCTAGTTGTTACCTAAAAGTAAAGCAACGCTGAGGCCAACCGTGAGATCAAATCTACCAGGGAAAGAAGGTCCAGCGTTGCGATGAATAGG containing:
- a CDS encoding Hpt domain-containing protein, whose amino-acid sequence is MAEGFAVPKGSQIKYLQRRLDELQKLEESFKSEVNFELAHKMGHQIKGNASTFNLQSLESFGLRLEKAAQRKDSAAVREELIGLTGIVADLLKELI
- a CDS encoding CsbD family protein, whose amino-acid sequence is MNNDFIQGKWKEIKGDLRKAWGNVTDDEWEKTKGDATAIAGVLQQKYGMAKEEASQKVSAVMDKYLSSTREDLDKPERPH
- a CDS encoding GlsB/YeaQ/YmgE family stress response membrane protein — protein: MITAVFLGVLVAVAVKTYARSKNVGGWVITLLLGVTGSFFSYFIGAKAGIFLPYEPLAIIVSLLGASFVLALYSYLLRKTTQLN